The genomic segment TGTGAGACCCTCCTGCTCGGCGATCGCCAGATAGGCCTGGACGGCCTCGCGCTGGCGGGCGCTGGTCAGCGGCCCCATGTCACTGGCTTCGTCGAGCGGGTCGCCGAGCTGCAGCGCGTCGATACGGCTGGCCAGGGCGGCGTAGACCGCGTCGGCCAATGGCTCGGCGACGATCAGCCGTGAGGTGGCCGAGCAGATCTGGCCGGCATTGAAATAGATGCCTGCCATGATCCAGTCCGCGGCCTGCTCGGGGTCGGCATCGTCGAGTACCACCACCGGCGACTTGCCGCCGAGCTCCAGCGATACGCCACGCGAGCCCTCGCTAGCGGCGCGCATCACCGCCTCACCCACCCGATTGCTGCCGGTGAACGAGAGCTTGTCGACGTCGCGGTGGGCGGTGAGCGGCGCGCCGATGCCGTCGCCGTCGCCGTGCAGCAGGTTGAACACGCCGGCGGGCAGCCCGATCTCGCTGGCGATCTCGGCCAGCGCCTGCTCCGGCAGCGGCGTGACCTCGGAGGGCTTGAGCACCGCGGTGCAGCCGGCGGCCAGTGCCGGGGCCAGCTTCCAGGCGCTGGTCACCAGCGGGAAGTTCCACGGCGTGATCAGGCCCACCACGCCGGCCGGGTCGAAGTAGCAGCGCGCCTCGACGCCTTCCATCTCCAGGGCGACGGGCTGGCCCTGGCGGGCATCCAGGGCCCGCGCCTGGCCGGCGTAGTAGCGGTAGCAGGCGATGGCGTCGTCGAGGTCGATACCGGCCTCGGCCAGCACCTTGCCGTTATTGGTGCATGACAGCCGTATCAGCGCCTCGCGGCGCGTGGTCAGGGCGTCGGCGAAGGCATCCAGATAGTCACCGCGCGCGGCGCCGCTCAGCGCCTGCCAGCCGGGCAGGGCGCGCCGCGCGGCGGCCACGGCGTCGTCGACATCGGCCGGGTCGCCGGCGGTCACCTCGGCGATCAGCTGCTCGCGGTAGGGGTCATGCACCGGCAGCCAGCGCGTACCGCGGCTGGCCACCCAGCGGCCGTCGATATAGTGATGATCGAGTCGTTGCACCTGGGAACTCCTATGTGTGTCGTGGCGCCATGCCTAGATTGGCGTTGGCGCCAGCCCTCTTTGTGGGAGCGAATTCATTCGCGATGGGCATGCCATGATGCGGCGCCGATCTCGATCAGGAAGGGGCCGTCCAGCGGGCGCGAGGCCAGCGCCTCGGCGAGGCTCTCCGGGTCGTCGACATGGGTAGCCACGCAGCCGAAGCCACGCGCCAGGGCCAGGAAGTCCGGCGGCAGGATATCCACCCCGAGCCGTGCGACGCCGTGGGCATCCATGTAGCGCCTGATCTCCTCGTAGCCGGCGTTGTGCCACAGCAGGATCACCACCGGCAGGCGCTCCTCCACCGCGGTGGCCAGCTCCGACAAGGTAAACATCACCCCGCCGTCGCCGACCAGCGCCACCACCGGCAGGTCGGGCCGCGCCAGCTGGGCACCGAGTGCTGCCGGCAGGCCGTAGCCGAGGGTGCCGTAGCCGGTCGAGGCGTTGAAGTAGCGCCGCGGCGCCGGCTGCGAGACCAGATGATTGCCGGCGTAGACCGGCGCGGTGGAGTCGCCGACCAGGATCGCTTCGGGCAGCTGCTCGGCCAGGGTGGCGTAGAGCGGCACGAAATCGGCGAAGGCCGGATCGTGGGCCAGGTCTAGCGCGGCCAGGGCGGCTGCGGTGCGCGGCGCACCGTCGCGGGGTGTTGCCACCGGAAAGTGCTCGAGCAGCAGTGCCAGGCTGCGCCCGGCATCGGCCACCAGGCCCAGCGACAGGCGCTGGTTGCGCACCAGCTGCTCGGGGTCGAGGTCGATGCGGATCAGCGTGCCGGCCAGCGCGAAACCGTCGTCGAACACCACGTCGTAGTCGGTCTCGCCGAGCTCGGTGCCCACGGCAAGGATCACGTCGGCGTCGCGGGCCAGCGCGCGGACCGCCGGCAGGGCGGCATTGGCGCCCAGATCGAGGGGGTGGTCACGGCCCAGCAGGCCCTTGGCGTTGATGGTGGTGACCGTCGGCGCATCGAGGCGTTCGACCAGTGTGCGTGCCGCCTCGGGGGCGTCCACGCAGCCGCCGCCGAGCAGCACCAGCGGGCGCTCGGCGCTGCGCAGCCAGCTGGCCGCCTGGGCCAGCCCCTCGGGATCCGGTGCGGGGCGGTAGATCGCCGCTGCCTGCCAGCTGAGCGGCGCCGTGACCGGCACATTGAACAGGTCGATGGGGATCTCGATATGCACCGGCCCCGGGCGCGCGCCGCGGAACACCGCGAAGGCCCGCGCCAGCACCTCGGGCAGCGCCTCGGCATCGAGCAGGGTGTGGCTGAAACGCGCCACGCCGCTGATCATCTGCTGTTGGCTGGGTAGCTCATGCAGCCGGCCCTGGCCGCGGCCCAGGGTGTCGCGGCGGTTGACGCTGGAGATCACCAGCATCGGCACCGAGTCGGCCAGCGCCTGACCCATGGCGGTGGCGATATTGGTCATGCCCGGCCCGGTGATGATCAGGCACACCCCCGGCTTGCCGCTGGCGCGGGCGTAGCCGTCGGCCATGAAGCCGGCGCCCTGTTCGTGGCGCGGAGTGACGTGCTGCACGCCGCTGTCCTCGAGGCCGCGGTAGAGCTCCACGGTATGCACCCCAGGGATGCCGAACAGGGTGTCAACCCCGTAGGCATCGCGCAGCAGGCGTATCAGCAGCTCGGCGCAGGTCATGGTGGTGTCGGTCATCGCGAGTGCCTCAGAAGAAGAAGGTGTGTGCCATGAAGGCGATGATCGGCAGCGTGATCGCGGTGCGCAGCAGGAAGATCACCAGCAGCTCCCACAGCTTGAGAGGAATCTTCGACTTGAGGATCAGCGCACCGATCTCCGACATGTAGATCAACTGGGTCAGCGACAGGCAGGCGATCACGAAGCGGGTCAGCTCGCTCTCGATATTGGTCGCCAGCACCGCCGGCAGGAACATGTCGGCGAAGCCCACCAGGGTCGCCGGTGCGGCGGCCTCGGCCTCGGGAATGCGTAGCAGCTCGAGTATCGGGACCATCGGGTAGGAGAGCCAGGTGAACAGCGGCGTGAACTCGGCGAGGATCAGCGCCACGGTACCGATCGCCATCACCAGCGGCAGTAGCGCCAGGAAGATGTCGGCGACATTGAACAGCGCGTTGCGAGCCAGTTCGCGGGGGCCGGGGGCGGTCTCGGCGCGCTTCACCGCCATGGTCAGGCTGTAGCGGAACACGCCCATGTCCTCGGTGCGCTTCTCCTTTAGCTGGCAGCCCACCGGCTCGTAGTAGGTATCCGGCTTGCGCGACAGCGGCGGCAGGCGCGGCACGATGATGGCGGCGATCAGCCCCGATACCACCACCGTGAAGTAGAACTGCACGAACATGTGATTGAGATCGACGAAGCTGGTGATCAGCAGGCTGAAGGCGATCGACACGATCGAGAAGTTGGTGGCGATCACCGCCGCCTCGCGGCGGTTGTAGAAGCCCTTCTCGTACTGCTGGGTGGTGATCAGTACGCCCACCGTGCCGGAGCCCATCCACGAGGCGGTGGCGTCGATGGCGCTGCGGCCCGGCAGGCGGAAGATCACCCGGAACGGCTTGCGCACCAGGCTGCCGATGAACTCCATGAAGCCGAAGTCGACCAGGAACGGCAGCAGGATGGCGGCGAAGAAGAAGAACGTCAGCAGCACCGGCGCCAGGTCGTTGAGCATCACCCCGCCGGTGAAGGAGGCGGTGACGAACTCGGGGCCGAACTGGAACAGCACCATCAGCGCAAAGGCCGCGCCGAGGATACGCATGCCGAACCACACCGGGCCGACGTCGAACATCTCCTTGAACACGCCCTCCGCGGCGAAGGCCGGCTTGCTGACCTTGACCCAGGTGGTGATGACCACCGACAGGCACAGCACCACGGTGGCGATGGCCGGTAGCGACCCGCCGAGCAGTGTCTGCAGGCCGTCGGCCATCAGGCCCATGCCGATGTTGATGGTGTCGCCGACCTGAAACGGGATCAGGAACAGGCTCACACCGATCAGCGAAGGAATCAGGAATTTCAGCAGGTTGCCACGGTCTAGCGGCGCTCGCGGCACCGTCTCTTGGGTGGTCTCGGAAGAGGGCATGAGGTCATCCTCGTTGTTGTCGTGAACGTTGTCGTCAGTCAGTGGGGGTATCGGCTCGATCAATCCTGGTGTTTTACGCCGGGCAGGACGCACAGCATTTCATACAGCAGCGTGGCGCCCATCAGCGCGGTGTTGCCGCTCGGGTCGTAGGGCGGCGAGACCTCGACCAGGTCGCCGCCGACGATATTGAGGCCGGCAGCACCGCGCACCAGCTCCAGGCCCTGGGAAGAGGTCAGGCCGCCCATCTCGACGGTGCCGGTGCCAGGGGCCACCGAGGGGTCGAGACCGTCGATGTCGAAGGTGATATAGACCGGCGTGTCGCCCATCTGCTCGCGCACCTCGGCCATCAGCGGCGCCAGCGACTTGTACCAGCACTCCTCGGCGGTCACCACGCGGAAGCCCTGGTCGCGGCACCAGTCGAAGTCCTCGGCGGCATAGCCGGTGCCGCGCAGGCCGATCTGCACCACCTTGCCGTGGGCCAGCAGGCCTTCTTCCTGGGCGCGGCGGAACGGCGTGCCGTGGGCGAGGGGCTCGCCAAACATGTGCTCGTTGACGTCGGCATGGGCGTCGATATGGATCAGGCCCACTGGGCCATGCTTGTTGGCCATGGCGCGCAGGATGGGCAGGGTGATCAGGTGGTCGCCGCCCATGGTCAGCGGCTTGCAGTCGTGGCGCAGCACCTCGTCGTAGAAGGCGCTGATGATGTCGACGCTCTTGGGCAGGTGAAAGGTGTTGATCGGCACGTCGCCGATATCCGCCACCTGCAGGCTGTCGAAGGGCGCGGCGCGGGTGGCCATGTTGTAGGGGCGCAGCATGCGCGACTCGTCGCGGATCTGACGCGGCCCGAGGCGCGTACCCGGCCGGTTGGAGGTGGCGATATCCATCGGCACGCCGATAAAGGCCACGTCCAGGCCCGCGGCGCTGTCCTGGGTGGGCAGGCGCATCATCGTCGCCGGGCCGGCGAAGCGCGGCATCTCGTTGCCGCCCAGCGGCTGATTGAAGTCGCTCATGCTGTTCTCCTTATAGAATTATCTCTTTGGCGAACCCATCGCGGCTAAAGCCGCTCCTACTTTTGCCTTGGCGCCAGCGCATCACTCTTACTCCTGCACATTGCGTGCCAAGTTTACGCGACTGTTTTATGGGCAGTTTCCGGCAGGGTGATACGTTTTTACATCATTGCGCCGCCGAATTGATTTAAAAATGCATCAATGATGCGTTAACGTATCGTTTTCGCCCTGCTCGAGACCCGCCATGCGCGACATCGATAGCCAAGTGTTGGCCACCATCGTCGAGACGGCCAGCGACCATTTCTTCATCGTCGACGGCGAGGGCCGGGTGCTGGACGTCAGCCCCGGCGCGGCGGCGGTATACGGCATGAGCCGCGAGGCGCTGTGCCGCACCACGGTGCAGGCGCTGGAAGCCAAGGAGATTCTCAAGCCCTCGGTAAGCCTGGAGGTGATGCGCAGCGGCGAGCCCGCCCAGCTGATGCAGCAGACCGCCACCGGGCGGCGGGTGATCGCCCAGGCGCATCCGGTGTATATCGGCGGCAAGCTCGAGCGGGTGGTCAGTCGCTCGATGGATCTCACCGACCTGCAGCTGCTGCAGGACGAGTACGCGCTGCTCCAGCAGCGCTTCAGCGACCACCTCAAGCGCAGCGGCGGCGGCTCGATCGGTGACGACCTGGAACTCGACAGCCTCGAGGTGCGCAGCGGCGTGATGCGCGAGATCGCCATGCTGCTCAAGCGCGTGGCGCCCACCGATGCCACCGTGCTGCTGCTCGGCGAGTCGGGGGTCGGCAAGACCGCCTTCGCCCGTCAGCTGCACCGCTGGAGCCGGCGTGGCGACGGCCCCTTCATCGACATCAACTGCGCCTCGATCCCCG from the Halomonas sp. 1513 genome contains:
- a CDS encoding agmatinase; translated protein: MSDFNQPLGGNEMPRFAGPATMMRLPTQDSAAGLDVAFIGVPMDIATSNRPGTRLGPRQIRDESRMLRPYNMATRAAPFDSLQVADIGDVPINTFHLPKSVDIISAFYDEVLRHDCKPLTMGGDHLITLPILRAMANKHGPVGLIHIDAHADVNEHMFGEPLAHGTPFRRAQEEGLLAHGKVVQIGLRGTGYAAEDFDWCRDQGFRVVTAEECWYKSLAPLMAEVREQMGDTPVYITFDIDGLDPSVAPGTGTVEMGGLTSSQGLELVRGAAGLNIVGGDLVEVSPPYDPSGNTALMGATLLYEMLCVLPGVKHQD
- a CDS encoding aldehyde dehydrogenase, giving the protein MQRLDHHYIDGRWVASRGTRWLPVHDPYREQLIAEVTAGDPADVDDAVAAARRALPGWQALSGAARGDYLDAFADALTTRREALIRLSCTNNGKVLAEAGIDLDDAIACYRYYAGQARALDARQGQPVALEMEGVEARCYFDPAGVVGLITPWNFPLVTSAWKLAPALAAGCTAVLKPSEVTPLPEQALAEIASEIGLPAGVFNLLHGDGDGIGAPLTAHRDVDKLSFTGSNRVGEAVMRAASEGSRGVSLELGGKSPVVVLDDADPEQAADWIMAGIYFNAGQICSATSRLIVAEPLADAVYAALASRIDALQLGDPLDEASDMGPLTSARQREAVQAYLAIAEQEGLTAVRDGRHRTLPEQGYFLAPTLYRDVPTTSRLWQEEIFGPVLCGRSAASEAEAIELANASDFGLAATVISDDPARAKRVGRQLRAGCIWYNSEQLVLPQTGWGGFKRSGIGRELGPWGLAAYLEVKHLIGPQ